DNA from Serinibacter salmoneus:
CGCACGCAGGTACTCCACACCGTCGGCCCCCTCCACCAGGGTCATGTGCGGCACCGGCTGCAGGTAGGTGGACTCCTCGGGCAGGATCCCGGCTCGGGAGAGGTAGGCCCACAGTTCGCGCGAGGCGCGGAACTGCTGGTTCACGCCCACGGCCTTGGTGATGTCCACCGTGCCGTCGGGCGCCTGCGGGGTGTAATTCAACTCACACAGCGCCGCGTGCCCCGTGCCGGCGTTGCGCCAGGGGTCGGAGGACTCCTGGGCGGGGTCGGAGAGCCGCTCGTACAGGTGGATCCGGGCGGTGGGGTCGAGCTCGGACAGCAGCACTGCCAGGGTGGCACTCATGATGCCGCCACCGATCAGTGCGATGTCGACCTCGGCATCGCTGCGCTTGGGGGCCATAGGTCCTACCGTAGGCGCTCGGGGTGCCGTAGCGCCAAAACCCGTCAGTTGATCCGCGGGCCGCGCATTGCGCGGCGCGGGGATCAGCCGACGGTGTCGGCGCGCAACACCACGGCGATATCGGTGATGCTCGTGAGTTCCGAGACCGGCCCGATGCCCAGTTCGGCGGCGATCGCCTCGGCCTCCTCCAGCATCTCGGCGTTCGCGTAGAAGACCGTGGAGACCTGCGGCTGCGCGGACTCGTAGTTCCCGGCCGTCACGTTGGTCCAGCCGGCCGCCACGAGTTGCTCCTGCGAGGCACCGGCAGCACCGGCCACGCCGGAACCGTTGAGCACCCGGACCGGCAGCGCGAAGTCGAGCGTGACCTCCGGCTCGGTGGTCTCCTCCTCGGTGGGTTCGGCTGTGGTCTCGGCCTCGGTGGCCTCACCCTCACCCGCCTCACCGTCGGTCTGCTCACCCTGCTCGGCCTCGGCGTCGTCGGTGCCCTCCGTGGCCTCGCCCTCAGCGCTCTCGGTCGCGACGGACTCCTGGGATGTCGTGGTCGAGGCCGAGGAATCGCCACCGTTCGTGGCGATGTTCACCAGCACGATCGCGAGCACGGGGGCGGCGATCACCACGGCGATCAGGGGCCACCACACCGCCCACCACGGGCGGGGTGCGCGATGCACCGCCTGCGGGCTGCGTTCACGCCCGCGGCGGTCGAACTCGTCCTCGGGATAGGGGTAGTCGTCCGATGCCACGGTGCGAGACTAACGGGTGAGCCGCATCAAGACACCTCGCCCAGCCGACGGGCGCTGCGCGCCTCGTGCCGACCGGCGCGCATCCGGCGCAGTCGCTTGACCAGCATCGGGTCAGCGGCCAGCGCCGCGGGAGAGTCGATCAGGGTGTTCAGGACCTGGTAGTAGCGGGTGGCCGACATGCCGAACCGCTCGATGATCGCGGACTCCTTGGCACCGGCGAACCGCCACCAGCCGCGTTCGAACTCCAGCACGTCTGCCTCGAGCTCGCTGAGCTGCGCCGTCACCTGCTCGGCGAGGACCGTCTGCTGCGCCATCATCACCCTCCTGTCGCCCTGGTGGCCCAGTGTAGGGGGCGAGTCACACCCATGTCATTCGTGCCCGTGACGCCGCCCGCGGCACCTGAGAGGATGCCGACGTGGCGACGCAACCCCTGGACACGCTCATGGCACCCGACTGGGCCGAGGCCCTCGCGCCGGTGGAACCCGCGATCCGCGCCATGGGAGAGTTCCTGCGCGCGGAGGTCACCGCCGGCCGCGGGTACCTGCCGGCGGGCGAGCACGTGCTGCGCGCCTTCCAGCGCCCGCTCGCCGACGCCCGAGTGCTCATCGTGGGTCAGGACCCCTACCCCACCCCGGGTCACGCGGTCGGGCTGTCGTTCTCCGTCGCCCCCGAGGTGCGCCCGATCCCCCGGTCGCTGCAGAACATCTACACCGAACTCACCGAGGATCTCGGGGTGCCACGCCCGACCTCGGGCGACCTCACCGGATGGGCGGACGGCGGCGTCGTGCTGCTCAACCGGGTCCTCACCGTGACACCAGGGCGCGCGGGATCGCACCGCGGGAAGGGGTGGGAGCAGGTGACCCAGCGGGCGATCGAGGCCCTCGTGGCGCGCGGCGGCCCCCTGGTGGCGATCCTGTGGGGGCGCGACGCGCAGGGCCTGGCGCCGATGCTCGGCGAGGTGCCGATCATCGCGAGCCCGCACCCCTCGCCGTTGTCCGCACGCTCGGGGTTCTTCGGATCCCGCCCGTTCTCACGCGCGAACGCGGCGCTGCGCGAGCAGGGGGCCGACGGCGTGGCGTGGGCGCTGCCGTAGCCTCGCCCGGGCGGGGCACCTGCGGCAGGATGGGACCATGCATGAGGTTCGGTGGTCCTCCTACCTGGCGCTCGGCGACTCCTTCACCGAGGGGCTGTGGGACGTGCTCGACGACGACGGCTCCCCCAGCGTTGAGCTCGCCGCCTGGGCAGCGGTGAACTCCCAGACGCCACAGGCGCACTCCTTCCACCTGCGAGGGTGGGCCGACCTGCTGGCGGGTCACCTCGCTCAGGCACGCGGCGCGCAGGGTGATGGCGGCCTGCGCTACGCCAACCTCGCCGTCCGGGGCTGGCAGCTGGGTCAGATCATCGACGAACAGGTGCCGCAGGCCCTCGCGATGAAGCCGGACCTGGTCTCGCTCGTCGGCGGCGGGAACGACATCCTGCGGCCGGCCGTGGACATCGACACGGTGGCCGACCGGCTGGAGGAGGCCGTGGCCACGCTTCGTGGGGCCGGGATCGACGTCCTCCTGGCCACCGGGATCGACGCCAAGGGGTCGACCCTGATCTCCACCACACGCAGCAAGGTCGGCATCTTCAACTCCCACATCTGGTCGATGGCGCGCCGCCACGGCGCGATGGTGCTGGACGTCTGGGGGATGCGGAGCCTGCGGGACTCGCGGATGTGGAGCAGTGACCGGATCCACCTACTGGCGGACGGGCACCGCCGGGTGGCGCAGGCCGCGCTCGTGGCGCTCGGCCTGGAGCCGGAGGACCATGCGTGGGACGACGTGGAGACCCCGCTGACGCCGCTGGGCACCCGGCAGCGCCTCACGGCCGATGCGGAGTGGCTGCGCGAGCACGCCGGCCCGTGGGCCGCGCGACGGCTGCGCCGCGCGGTTCCCCACGACCTGCGGCGCGCGAAGCAACCGGACTGGCTGGAACTCGACGCTCGCTGACCTGCCCTCACCCCGCACGTGTGACACACCTCACCCCACGGGTCCGCGATGGCTGGGTATGGTCGATCGCGAGCACGTTTGCCCCCATGAGACCGCGGTGGGCACCGTGAAGCCAGTATCACACCAGGGGGGTTCCATGTCCGATTCCGCCATGCGTCCGCACGCGAGCGCGACCACGCGTCGCACCGTCCTGAAGGGCGCGGCCTGGAGCGCGCCGGTCGTCGCCACGAGCCTGGCCGTTCCCGTCGCCGCCCGCGCATCGACCCAGCCCTCCGGCGCAGCCACGGGTCGATTCGCCTCCTGTGGGGGCGGCACCCAGCAGGGCGAGATCACGGTCGAGTTGGCGGGCCTGCCGGTATCGAGCAGGTGGCGCCTCATCACCGAGATCTCCTGGGTCGATGGGGTGCCCGCGTTCGACCCCGCCGACGTGCTGGTCGAAGGACCTGTGGACACCCGCAGCGCCACCGCGGGCTCCGCCACGGTGGAGTCCTCCGCCGCGAGCGGTACCTGGACGATCACCACGCCCGCCTACGACTCCATCGAGCGTTCCTGGAGCGCATACGTCCACGCCCACGTGGTCTCGGCGGACGGATCCATGGACCTGGTGACCACCTCCAACGCCATCTACGTCGACGGCCCGGAGTGCAGCGCCTCCTGACCACGACCACGAGAGCCCCCGACCGCCATGCGGCTCGGGGGCTCTCGTCATCCGTGGGATCGGGTGATGGCGCTCAGTGCGCCGCAGCCGCGCGATCGGGCTCTGCGGCCGCCGCCGAACCGACGCCGCGGCGCAGGAGCAGTGCGAGCCCCGCCGCGGCCATCCCGATGGCACCGCCGATGAGGAAGGCCAGGTGCGTGCCCTGCGACAGCGCCTCGACCTCGCTCGCGCCGCCCTCGATCGCGGCGACCTCCCGGGTCACCATGATCGCGACGAACGCCGCGGTCCCGGCAGCGCCCGCGAGCTGCTGCAGCGTGCCGATCATGGCGGAGCCGTGCGGCACCAGCGGTCCGGTGAGCGATCCGAGCGCCACGGTGAACATCGGCGTGAACACGAGGGCGAGACCAAGCGACATGAGGATGTGCGCGGCGGCCATCAGCCACACCTGCTGCGGGCCGACGGCGAGCAGCACCAGGGCGCCACCGGCGAGCACGAGGCCGGGAACCACGAGGGGGCGCGCCCCGAGCCGGTCGCACAGCCGGCCCACGGTTGGGCCGAGCAGCCCCATCGCCAGGGCGCCCGGCAACATCACCAGCCCCGACCCGAGGGGGTCCAGCCCGAGCACGTTCTGGGCGTAGAGGGGCAACAGCAGCATGACGCCGAACATGGAGAACATCGCGATGCACATGACCGCGGTCGCGATCGCGAAGTCACGCACCGTGAGCACCCGGATGTCCAGCAGGGGCCCGGTCCCTCGGACCAACGCGAGCTGCCGCAGGCCGAAGACCACCAGGGCGAGCGCCCCGACGACGATCGGCAGCCAGACCGGGACGACCGGGTCGGCCTGGGCTGCTTCGCCGAGTCCCGCCAGGCCGTAGACCAGCCCGCCGAAGCCGAGGATCACCAGGGGCAGGCTCAGCGCGTCCAGCGGGGTGTGGTTGCCCTCCGCCTCGCCGCGCACCCACAGCCAGCCGGCCACGAGCGCCAGGAGCGCGATGGGCAGCACGAGACCGAAGATCCAGTGCCAGGACAACGACTGCAGCACGAGGCCGGAGGCGGTGGGGCCCAGGGCCGGCGCGGCCGCGATCACCAGGGAGACCATGCCCATCACGCGCCCACGGATGGCGATCGGCACCACGCTGATCACGGTCGTCATGAGCAGGGGCATCATCACGGCGGTCCCGGAGGCCTGCACCACGCGGGCACCGAGCAGCAGGGAGAAGGTCGGCGCGAGCGCGGCCAGCGCCGTCCCGATGCTGAACGTGGTCATCGCGAGGAGGAACGCGCGCCTGATCCCGAGCCGGCCCAGCAGCCACCCGGTGGTGGGGATCACCACGGACATGGTGAGCAGGAACGCCGTGGTCAACCACTGCCCCTGGGCGGGCGTGATGCCGAAGTCGTCCATGATCGGTGGGAGGGCGACCGCCATCGTGGTCTCGTTGAGGATCACCACGAAGGCGGACACGAGCAGCAGGGCGAGCAGGCGCCGGTTCGCGGGCGTGAGCCGGGCCGCGTGCGGATCGAACGGGAGCGGGTCGTGCGGTGCGGGCGCGTCGGCCTGCGGCGAATGGGTTGTCATGAGGTCCCTGAGGTGCCGGAGTGGGATGCGAGCATCAGTATGACCGTCGCGGTCAAGCGGATTCATCGGTCGTGCCCGCACCGGGAGTCGGTGCCGCTGCGGGGGTCCTCCCCGCGGTGATGGAGCCCCCTATCGGATTCGAACCGATGACCTGCTGTTTACAAGACAGCTGCTCTGGCCAACTGAGCTAAGGAGGCGCGCGCCGCGCGTACGCGGCGCCTCGCATCATGCCACGGGCGCACGCACGAACCCAACGTCGGATCGCCTCGGGCGCTGCTGGACCGTCACAGAGTGGTGAGAGCGGAGGCGGGCAGGGTGCAGGTCGCGACATCCCGACCGTTCTCCCGCAGCCGCAGGAGGAGGTCCTCGCGTCCGTCCCGCTGGGCGAGCACCTCCGGCCCCGCATCGAGCACGAGGGTCCCGCCGTCCTCGTCCAGCATCGCGAGCCCGCCCCGCTCGAGCAGCGGCCGTGCGGAGCCGTCGACCCCGACAGCCCAGAGGCTCCCCTCGGCTCCGGCGAGGTCGCCGGAGCCGTCCTGGCTCGCCCACGGCGCATCCGAGGTCCACGTCCACTCGGCGCTGAGGTCCATGCCGTCGCTTGTCCGCGTCACCCACAGCCGTCGCTCGGTCACCTCCATCGCCATGAGGTCGACCCGCACCCGGGGTACCGGGTGGTCCCACCCGCTCGACGTCGTCACCTCGCACGCCGCACTCACGCGCGGGCCCGGGTCGTGGGTGATGGTGGTCATCAGCGGGAACGCGAAGGCGAGCCCGAGGCCGCAGACGAGCCACGCGGCCAGCGTCACCGCGTTCGCCCGGACGGTGGGCAGCGAGCGCGGGCGCACCCGCAGCCACGGGTGCGGCACCGGCGAGCGGGTCTGCACGCTGCGGGTGCGCAGCAGGGAGTCGGCGAAGGTGCGGTGCTGGGCGTCCCACAGCGGCCGCAGGTACCCGATGAACAGGAGGGCATCCAGCACGTGGGCGAACGGGCGCAGCAGCGTCCGGAGCAGGCCCACGGGCCTGCCGGTCTCCGCGTCCACGATCACCACACCGGTCACGCGCTTGCCGGGGGTCGCACCCGTGTAGGCCTGCAGCACCAAGAGCGCGAGGAATGAACCCACGACCCAGCCATTGCCGAGGTCGGCGACGGCGTCGGGCGCCCACGCCTCGAGACCGCTCCATCCAATGGGCGGGTGCAGCGTGGGACCGACGGCGGAGCCCACCGCCAACCACGCCACCGCGGCCAACAGGAGGTCGTCGAGGATCACCGCGAAGGCGCGGCGCCACCAGCCCGCGAGCGGGGGCGCGGCAACCTGCGAACTCGGGACCACAGCGTCCATCAGCACCATGGCGCCATCCTGGCACCGCCAACGCCTGCGCACCATGGTCGAGTGTTCAGGTCGCCCTCACGACCGCACCCGGCGATGCCCGCCCCGCCACCCGGCCGCCGCCCATCCGGTAGGAATGGAGGATGACCACCCCCGCCTGGAGCCTGCGCGCCCTCATGCCCGGCGTCTACCTCCCGGTGATCGTGGTGGAGATCGGCATCGGCGCGATCCTGCCGTTCATTCCCGCCGAGGTCGTGGACCGCGGCGGGAGCCTCGCCACCGCCGGCGCGATGGCCGCGCTCATCCCGGTGGGCCGCATCCTCGCCGACCTGCCCGCGGGCGGCCTGGCCAACCGCATCGGCGACCGCCGCGCGATGATCCTCGCCTGCCTGCTCGCCGCCGGGGCGGCCGCGCTCGTGGCCAGTGCACCGGGGTTGGTGCTCCTCGCCGTCGGGCTCTTCCTGCTCGGGGCGAGCGACGCCGTGTTCGGCCTCGCCCGGCAGTCCTACCTCACGGCCGTGGTGCCGCCCATGCAGCGCGCCCGGGCCCTGTCCACGCTCGGCGGGGTGGCGCGCATCGGCCTGTTCATCGGACCGTTCGCCGGCGCCCTGGTGGTGCGCGAGGACCCCACCGTGGCGTTCTGGCTCGCCGTGGCCACCTCGCTCGTGGCCGGCGGGCAGGTGCTCCTGTCCCGCGAGCTGGCGGGGGCGGCCCAGGTCGCCCAGCAGGAGGGCCACGGCACCGTGGTCGCCACCATTCGTGAGCATCTGCACCTGCTGACGCGGCTGGGCGTGGCGATCCTCGCCGTCGGGCTGGTGCGCGGGGCGCGGATGACGGCGTTGCCGCTGTGGGGTGAGCACCTGCAGCTGGATCCCTCGACCACGGCGCTGATCGTGGGGGTGGCCGGTGGCGTGGACATGCTGCTGTTCTACCCGGCGGGCAAACTCATGGACGCGCGCGGCCGGTTGTGGGTGGCGATCCCCTCGATGATCACGATGGGCGCGGCGTTCGTGGCGCTGCCCTTCACCTCCACGGCGCTCGGGCTCACCGGGGTGGCGCTGCTGCTCGGGATCGGCAACGGGATGGGCTCCGGGGTCGTGATGACGCTCGGCGCGGATGTCGCACCGGCGGCCGACCGCGCCGCCTTCCTCGGGGCGTGGCGGCTGCTGTACGACGCGGGGAGCGCGGCGGGGCCGCTCGGGCTGTCCGCGGGGGCGGCCCTGGGGTCGCTGGCCGGCGGCGTGTGGGCGATGGCGGGCTTCTCCGCCGCGGCGGCCCTCGCGCTGTGGAAGATGGTGCCGCGGTTCTCCGTGCACGCCAACCGCGGCACGCGGCGGCGAGCCGGCATCGAGTAGCCGCGGCGGGGCGGCCGGCGTCGCTGGGGTTCGCCCAGGGCGGCGCCGTCCTCGCCCAGGGCGGCGCCGCCCTCGCGCAGGGCGGTGCACCCGGCCGCAGAACGCCGTCGGCCCGGCGTGTCGCAGCGGACACGCCGGGCCGAACGGTCAGGTCACCGCCCTGGGCGAGGGGGTCACCGCCCGGGGCGAGGGCCACCCCCGAGGGAGCGGAGGTTCACTCGCCCCTGAGGTAGGCGCCGAGCTGGCCGGCCTCGTAGTAGTTCACGCCCTCGTCGCGCAGGTTGGTGCCGTCCAGGATCACCGTCGGCGTGCCGGAGACACCCTCGCGGCTCGCCTGCTCGGCCACGAGCCCCACGTAGTCGGCGTAGGTGCCCTCGGCGAAGGAGTCGGCGACCCCCTGCGGCACACCTGCCTCGACGGCGATGGCGGCGATCTCCTCATCGCTCAGGCCCTCGGTGTTCTCCGCTGGCTGGTTGACGAACAACGCCTCCACGAACGGGATGAACGCCTCCGGGGCGTCCTGCGCCACGGTGGCCACGGCATTGGCGGCGCGCGTGGAGTACAGCGTGCCGAGCGAGTACCCGTCGAGGTAGTTCACCGGGTAGTACACGACGTTGAGGTCGCCGCTCTCGCGCTGTTCGGTCAGGTCCTCGATGTTGGCGAGCTCGAACTGGCCGCAGTAGGGGCACA
Protein-coding regions in this window:
- a CDS encoding RDD family protein → MVLMDAVVPSSQVAAPPLAGWWRRAFAVILDDLLLAAVAWLAVGSAVGPTLHPPIGWSGLEAWAPDAVADLGNGWVVGSFLALLVLQAYTGATPGKRVTGVVIVDAETGRPVGLLRTLLRPFAHVLDALLFIGYLRPLWDAQHRTFADSLLRTRSVQTRSPVPHPWLRVRPRSLPTVRANAVTLAAWLVCGLGLAFAFPLMTTITHDPGPRVSAACEVTTSSGWDHPVPRVRVDLMAMEVTERRLWVTRTSDGMDLSAEWTWTSDAPWASQDGSGDLAGAEGSLWAVGVDGSARPLLERGGLAMLDEDGGTLVLDAGPEVLAQRDGREDLLLRLRENGRDVATCTLPASALTTL
- a CDS encoding MFS transporter, producing the protein MTTPAWSLRALMPGVYLPVIVVEIGIGAILPFIPAEVVDRGGSLATAGAMAALIPVGRILADLPAGGLANRIGDRRAMILACLLAAGAAALVASAPGLVLLAVGLFLLGASDAVFGLARQSYLTAVVPPMQRARALSTLGGVARIGLFIGPFAGALVVREDPTVAFWLAVATSLVAGGQVLLSRELAGAAQVAQQEGHGTVVATIREHLHLLTRLGVAILAVGLVRGARMTALPLWGEHLQLDPSTTALIVGVAGGVDMLLFYPAGKLMDARGRLWVAIPSMITMGAAFVALPFTSTALGLTGVALLLGIGNGMGSGVVMTLGADVAPAADRAAFLGAWRLLYDAGSAAGPLGLSAGAALGSLAGGVWAMAGFSAAAALALWKMVPRFSVHANRGTRRRAGIE
- a CDS encoding DsbA family protein yields the protein MSSPKNTREQRREAARAQAEKLRADQAAKERRSRNILLGALGAIVVLVIVAGIWIYSEAQKTAFDSTDAAVPAAANDGGGIVVGPEGVGDTSGERTLEVYLDFMCPYCGQFELANIEDLTEQRESGDLNVVYYPVNYLDGYSLGTLYSTRAANAVATVAQDAPEAFIPFVEALFVNQPAENTEGLSDEEIAAIAVEAGVPQGVADSFAEGTYADYVGLVAEQASREGVSGTPTVILDGTNLRDEGVNYYEAGQLGAYLRGE
- a CDS encoding DHA2 family efflux MFS transporter permease subunit translates to MTTHSPQADAPAPHDPLPFDPHAARLTPANRRLLALLLVSAFVVILNETTMAVALPPIMDDFGITPAQGQWLTTAFLLTMSVVIPTTGWLLGRLGIRRAFLLAMTTFSIGTALAALAPTFSLLLGARVVQASGTAVMMPLLMTTVISVVPIAIRGRVMGMVSLVIAAAPALGPTASGLVLQSLSWHWIFGLVLPIALLALVAGWLWVRGEAEGNHTPLDALSLPLVILGFGGLVYGLAGLGEAAQADPVVPVWLPIVVGALALVVFGLRQLALVRGTGPLLDIRVLTVRDFAIATAVMCIAMFSMFGVMLLLPLYAQNVLGLDPLGSGLVMLPGALAMGLLGPTVGRLCDRLGARPLVVPGLVLAGGALVLLAVGPQQVWLMAAAHILMSLGLALVFTPMFTVALGSLTGPLVPHGSAMIGTLQQLAGAAGTAAFVAIMVTREVAAIEGGASEVEALSQGTHLAFLIGGAIGMAAAGLALLLRRGVGSAAAAEPDRAAAAH
- a CDS encoding SGNH/GDSL hydrolase family protein, with the translated sequence MHEVRWSSYLALGDSFTEGLWDVLDDDGSPSVELAAWAAVNSQTPQAHSFHLRGWADLLAGHLAQARGAQGDGGLRYANLAVRGWQLGQIIDEQVPQALAMKPDLVSLVGGGNDILRPAVDIDTVADRLEEAVATLRGAGIDVLLATGIDAKGSTLISTTRSKVGIFNSHIWSMARRHGAMVLDVWGMRSLRDSRMWSSDRIHLLADGHRRVAQAALVALGLEPEDHAWDDVETPLTPLGTRQRLTADAEWLREHAGPWAARRLRRAVPHDLRRAKQPDWLELDAR
- a CDS encoding LytR C-terminal domain-containing protein: MASDDYPYPEDEFDRRGRERSPQAVHRAPRPWWAVWWPLIAVVIAAPVLAIVLVNIATNGGDSSASTTTSQESVATESAEGEATEGTDDAEAEQGEQTDGEAGEGEATEAETTAEPTEEETTEPEVTLDFALPVRVLNGSGVAGAAGASQEQLVAAGWTNVTAGNYESAQPQVSTVFYANAEMLEEAEAIAAELGIGPVSELTSITDIAVVLRADTVG
- a CDS encoding uracil-DNA glycosylase; this translates as MATQPLDTLMAPDWAEALAPVEPAIRAMGEFLRAEVTAGRGYLPAGEHVLRAFQRPLADARVLIVGQDPYPTPGHAVGLSFSVAPEVRPIPRSLQNIYTELTEDLGVPRPTSGDLTGWADGGVVLLNRVLTVTPGRAGSHRGKGWEQVTQRAIEALVARGGPLVAILWGRDAQGLAPMLGEVPIIASPHPSPLSARSGFFGSRPFSRANAALREQGADGVAWALP
- a CDS encoding DUF3263 domain-containing protein translates to MAQQTVLAEQVTAQLSELEADVLEFERGWWRFAGAKESAIIERFGMSATRYYQVLNTLIDSPAALAADPMLVKRLRRMRAGRHEARSARRLGEVS